DNA sequence from the Paenibacillus azoreducens genome:
GTGTAATCTTTGTAGGCAATGCTGAGACGTCTTGCGATATAATGCAAAATAACGTCCCGGCTGACCGTGCCCTCGTTCAGGCACATCATGGCGAACACCATGTCCTGCGGATCTGCGCTCCCCTTTCCGAGCATTTCCTCGGCGAAACGCCGCATGATCGCCGGGGACAAGGTGCTTTTGCCGAAGGACGCGATGAAGACATGTAACACATTGACGGTGTTGTATTCCGTGGCCATGTCCTGGAAATTTTGATAGTCCTGGCGCAGTCTTGCGCCATCCTTTAGCTTGAAGCGGCATAGCTCCAATTCGGATGCGCGCGTCTCCAGGTGTTGATCCAGTACAATCTCGCTTCGGAACTCATACCAATCGCTGTCTTCCCGGCCCTCTTGAAAACGGATTTTGACCACGCTCTCCCGCCCCGTTGCCATATACGACAGAACCGCCGGCTGTTTCATGATGTATATTCGGCCTTGGTGCTTGACGATCCCGGGTGCAACCGTCAGCGAATCAGGCCCAACCGAAATGGCTGCCCCAGTCACGATGCCGTCTGTGTAATCTTGGTAGTAGATGTCGGTAAATTCACGCGGGAAATCCCGCAAATTTTCCAGCATCGCTGTTTTTAAGATCCGGCCCTTATTGAATTTCGGTGCGATATGGGTGAACAATGGCATCCCTCCTTTCCAGATTCCTATGGAGTCCATTCAAATGTACTTATTGTGGCTGCGGCGGATACTCCGGGTACTGGAGATGTTCCGGGTATGGCGGATATTGCTGATACTGCGCTTTACTCATATCAAGCACCCTTTTATCTACTACATAAGTTTTCGCAATGATATCGTGAAGAGGCGGGTTTACAGCGCCTTAACAGCC
Encoded proteins:
- a CDS encoding DNA and RNA helicase; the protein is MFTHIAPKFNKGRILKTAMLENLRDFPREFTDIYYQDYTDGIVTGAAISVGPDSLTVAPGIVKHQGRIYIMKQPAVLSYMATGRESVVKIRFQEGREDSDWYEFRSEIVLDQHLETRASELELCRFKLKDGARLRQDYQNFQDMATEYNTVNVLHVFIASFGKSTLSPAIMRRFAEEMLGKGSADPQDMVFAMMCLNEGTVSRDVILHYIARRLSIAYKDYTNVEIHKYLARILEQARGSSRMGMGLSASQRMIVD